DNA sequence from the Roseiconus lacunae genome:
CCAAAAAGAAACCGTGCTGGCGGCCGCGTTTGGATCCGGGATGCGGTCGATTAACTGTCATCGGATTGCGTTTCATCAGATCCCTGCTCCCGACAGTTCGTCCTCTTCTTCTTCGACGATGAACTTTGCCATCGGCAACTGAACGATGTGCGAGAACATCCGAGGCGTCTGATCATTGGCGTCGATCAGCGGATCGATCATTGTCAACTGGATTTTGACCGCCAGCGGTAACTCGCCCATCTCATCGCTGTTCCATTCGATCTGCCACGTCATCCCGTCCCAATACGAAAATTCAATGCCGACGACTTCGGGAGCCAAAAGATCACCGGATTGGGTCAGTGCCGAAATACTGCCCTGCGTCATCGCAAACGACGTTACGTTTCGATCGAGTACTCGCCGCACCAAGCCGCCTGAACCACCATCGGTGGAACCGTCGAGTTTTGCCAAGGCATCGTCAACGCCGATCGCGTCCGCGTCTTGAACATAGTAGGTCACCGTTTTCAAATCACTTGGAATGTCGACCAGTTGTCCCGGTTCGGCCGCCATCATCACGCCGTACTCTTCCAACCGAGGCAATCGGCTGGTGTCGACTTGGATTTGATATTGGTTGCCGACCAGCCCCGGTGTTTGCAGCACCACGGTGCCGGCCAGCAGTGTCGTGTCGGTGCTTGTCATGTCGTCTTCGCCGGCGGCATCGGGATCGGCGGTCCCGGCCGCTTCGGCGTCGCCACCGGTTTGGCCGCCGCTTCCGCCGCCGCTGCTTCCCCCGGCCGCCTTGGCGGTTGCCGATAGCAATTCTTCGAGTGCCGAGGTATCCAGTGGCTCGGGGTGCATCGACGAACGCAAGTCGTCTTCAATCATCTGCATCACAGCGCTGGCAAGCATCGTGCGGCGCATCTCCGCGTCGCTGCTATCCATCGTGCTGACGTAGAAACTGAACGCGGAATTGACCAACGTCATCAACACGACCGCCAAGGCAAGTGTCAGCAAGAGCTCCAACAACGTGAAGCCTTTGAATCTTGATCGTGGACGACTTCTCATAGCGCCGTCCCGCCGTTAGCGATCTCTTCTCGTGCCATCAGCTCTTCCGCTTCGGCTTCTTCAAGCCCCAATGCTGGATCAACAACCCAGCGATCGAGTGCATAGATCGCCAGCCGCTGCGTTCCGTCGCCGCCACGAGCTTCCACGGTCACCCGCATCGCCAACGTACCGTCGAGTTGCCCCGGCATCACTTCGATCGTTGCGTAATACGACTCCGTTGATTCAGTGTCGTACGACTCTACCAACGTTTCGACCACCGAAGTCGGCGTTTGTCCCGATGCGATATTCAGCAACTCTTCACTGAGTTTGTACTGACATATCATCCGGGCTGTCGCAAGGGCGCGGGCTTCGCGGGCGGCACTGACACCGGTGTCGGCGATTTGCG
Encoded proteins:
- a CDS encoding prepilin-type N-terminal cleavage/methylation domain-containing protein, whose protein sequence is MRSRPRSRFKGFTLLELLLTLALAVVLMTLVNSAFSFYVSTMDSSDAEMRRTMLASAVMQMIEDDLRSSMHPEPLDTSALEELLSATAKAAGGSSGGGSGGQTGGDAEAAGTADPDAAGEDDMTSTDTTLLAGTVVLQTPGLVGNQYQIQVDTSRLPRLEEYGVMMAAEPGQLVDIPSDLKTVTYYVQDADAIGVDDALAKLDGSTDGGSGGLVRRVLDRNVTSFAMTQGSISALTQSGDLLAPEVVGIEFSYWDGMTWQIEWNSDEMGELPLAVKIQLTMIDPLIDANDQTPRMFSHIVQLPMAKFIVEEEEDELSGAGI
- a CDS encoding type II secretion system protein, with the protein product MTFSTATLSKRARQRRRAFSLLEMLLAIAILGTSLAILAQIADTGVSAAREARALATARMICQYKLSEELLNIASGQTPTSVVETLVESYDTESTESYYATIEVMPGQLDGTLAMRVTVEARGGDGTQRLAIYALDRWVVDPALGLEEAEAEELMAREEIANGGTAL